The following coding sequences lie in one Ctenopharyngodon idella isolate HZGC_01 chromosome 11, HZGC01, whole genome shotgun sequence genomic window:
- the phf2 gene encoding lysine-specific demethylase phf2 isoform X2 yields MATVPVYCICRLPYDVTQFMIECDACKDWFHGSCVGVDEDEAPDIDIYHCPNCEKTHGKSTLKKKKSWNKHDTGQSGDVRPVQNGSQVFIKELRSRTFPSSEDVVVKLSGSQLTLDYLEENGFNEPILIQKKDGLGMAMPAPTFYVSDVENYVGPDVLVDVVDVTKQTDSKMKLKEFVDFYYSTSRKKVLNVINLEFSDTRMANIVESPQIVRKLSWVDNYWPDDALLGKPKVSKYCLICVKDSYTDFHIECGGASVWYHVLKGEKIFFLIKPTSANLSLYERWRSSSNHSEMFFADQVDKCYKCTLKQGQTLFIPSGWINAILTPVDCLAFSGHFVHSLSVEMQMRAYEVEKRLKVASLTPFPNFETACWYVGKYYLERFKGLHKANKQPPPYLVHGAKIVNGAFRSWTKKQALLEHEDELPENMKPAQLIKDLAKEIRISENATKAIKSEPSNSKPPAEEPPSALSEPEEPTSPAHISSPPRDKPARKKATKPPKPPKMPKVPKPPKEPKIKEGGKKKGKKAKEGILPEKKPSSLAALESHAKDILNKMDQPKKLLKTGMSILEKETSKPNDVAKFEMIREHNKNKTEAKWKYKNSKPDSLLKMEEEHKFDKGLLSHKDNKFAFSLSNKKLLGSKMLKTQTNSSVFGSIQNIKEEKPKPVRDEYEYVSDEGELKIDEFPIRRKKNAVKRDFSFLSNIKEPIQPSKKPKLQASDMKNPDSSDEESLHIDTEAKTEVKGRNSKVSKKKGGSSAGILDLLQASKQVGGIDYSNNSTQEAIQGMLSMANLQSSDSCLQPTWSNSQAKNNSHSSSASKKPSGAAGAGGNSKRPAKRLPKKTQKSSSVDSSDMFDDDQDHLDACFKDSDYVYPSLESEEDNPIFKSRSKKRKNTDDTPYSPTARVGPTVPRQERPAREGARVASIETGLAAAAAKLSHQEEQKIKKKKKSTKKKPMAVEEPHKLSQDSSSPEPTPDSETNLADHEYSTGTGKTAGSSQPMAPGVFLSQRRPSSSSSSQITSSVPPAKVERGNSTDAKAKRLKKGMATAKQRLGKILKIHRNGKLLL; encoded by the exons ATGGCGACTGTACCCGTGTATTGCATCTGCAGATTACCTTACGACGTAACCCAGTTTATGATCGAATGCGACGCCTGCAAAGACTGGTTTCACGGCAG CTGTGTGGGAGTGGATGAAGATGAAGCACCAGATATTGACATCTATCACTGTCCTAACTGTGAAAAGACCCATGGCAAATCCACCT tgaaaaagaaaaagagctgGAATAAGCATGACACGGGGCAAAGCGGCGACGTCAGACCGGTTCAAAACGGCAGTCAGGTGTTCATAAAAGAGCTGCGCAGCAGGACATTCCCCAG TTCAGAAGATGTGGTGGTCAAGCTGTCTGGAAGTCAGTTGACATTGGACTACCTTGAGGAGAATGGATTCAACGAGCCAATTCTCATCCAGAAGAAAGATGGGCTGGGGATGGCCATGCCTGCACCCACATTCTACGTCAGTGACGTGGAAAACTATGTCG GGCCTGATGTTCTTGTGGATGTTGTTGATGTaaccaaacaaacagacagCAAGATGAAGTTAAAAGAGTTTGTTGATTTTTACTACAGCACAAGCAGAAAGAAAGTATTAAATGTGATCAACCTGGAGTTTTCTGACACAAG AATGGCCAATATTGTTGAGAGTCCGCAGATAGTTCGGAAGTTATCCTGGGTGGACAACTACTGGCCTGATGATGCATTGTTGGGGAAGCccaaagtgtccaaatactgtCTCATCTGTGTGAAAGACAGCTATACAGACTTCCACATTGAGTGTGGAGGTGCCTCTGTGTGGTATCATGTACTTAAG GGAGAGAAAATCTTCTTTCTGATCAAGCCCACCTCTGCCAACCTTTCTCTGTATGAGCGCTGGAGGTCTTCCTCCAACCACAGCGAGATGTTTTTTGCTGACCAGGTGGACAAGTGTTACAAGTGCACACTTAAACAAGGGCAAACTCTTTTTATTCCATCAG GATGGATTAATGCAATACTGACTCCTGTGGACTGCTTAGCCTTCTCCGGGCATTTTGTCCACAGTCTGAGCGTAGAAATGCAAATGAG AGCATATGAGGTGGAAAAAAGACTCAAAGTTGCCAGCCTCACTCCTTTTCCAAACTTCGAAACAGCATGTTGGTATGTGGGAAAATACTACCTGGAGCGGTTTAAAG GTTTACATAAGGCAAACAAGCAGCCACCTCCTTACTTGGTACACGGTGCCAAAATTGTCAATGGAGCATTCAGATCGTGGACTAAAAAACAG GCTCTTTTAGAACATGAGGACGAGCTTCCAGAAAACATGAAGCCAGCACAGCTCATTAAAGACCTTGCCAAAGAGATTCGGATTTCAGAG AATGCAACAAAAGCCATAAAGAGCGAACCCAGCAACTCAAAGCCCCCAGCCGAGGAACCGCCGTCTGCTCTATCAGAACCAGAAGAGCCCACATCCCCCGCACACATCTCCTCCCCGCCACGAGATAAGCCAGCTAGGAAGAAAGCCACAAAGCCACCCAAACCGCCCAAAATGCCCAAGGTACCCAAACCACCGAAGGAACCCAAAATAAAAGAAGGTGGCAAAAAGAAAGGGAAGAAagcaaaagaaggtattttacCCGAGAAGAAGCCCTCGAGTCTGGCAGCTCTTGAATCCCATGCAAAGGACATCCTGAACAAGATGGACCAGCCCAAAAAA CTGTTAAAGACTGGGATGAGTATTTTGGAGAAAGAGACGAGTAAACCGAATGACGTTGCAAAGTTTGAGATGATTCGAGAGCATAATAAGAACAAGACGGAGGCCAAATGGAAATATAAG AACAGCAAACCTGACTCGTTATTGAAAATGGAAGAAGAGCACAAATTTGACAAAGGTCTACTCAGCCATAAAGACAATAAATTTGCGTTTTCATTGTCGAATAAGAAGTTGCTGGG ATCAAAGATGCTCAAGACCCAGACCAATTCGAGTGTTTTTGGCTCAATACAGAACATCAAGGAAGAAAAGCCCAAGCCTGTGAGAGACGAGTACGAGTACGTCTCTGATGAGGGGGAGCTTAAGATCGACGAATTCCCAATCAGGAGGAAAAAGAACGCAGTCAAGAGAGACTTTTCCT ttttatcAAACATCAAAGAGCCCATTCAGCCATCGAAAAAGCCAAAGCTACAAGCGTCGGACATGAAG AATCCAGATTCATCAGATGAAGAATCACTCCACATAGACACAGAGGCCAAGACAGAGGTCAAAGGTCGTAACTCCAAGGTCTCTAAGAAGAAAGGGGGCAGTTCAGCTGGGATTCTGGATCTCCTACAGGCCAGCAAACAAGTGGGCGGCATTGACTACAGTAACAACAG CACACAGGAGGCCATCCAGGGCATGTTGTCCATGGCTAACCTGCAGTCATCAGACTCTTGTCTGCAACCGACCTGGAGCAATAGTCAAGCTAAGAACAACTCGCACAGCAGCTCAGCCAGCAAGAAGCCGAGCGGCGCGGCCGGAGCAGGGGGGAACAGCAAGCGACCAGCCAAACGCTTGCCCAAAAAGACGCAAAAGAGCAGCAGCGTGGACAGTTCGGACATGTTCGATGATGACCAGGACCACCTGGATGCTTGCTTTAAGGATTCTGATTATG tttatccATCCCTGGAATCTGAGGAGGACAACCCCATTTTCAAATCGAGAtcgaaaaaaaggaaaaatacagATGACACTCCATATAGTCCAACAG CACGAGTTGGGCCTACTGTACCACGACAGGAGAGACCAGCTCGGGAGGGGGCACGTGTGGCGTCCATAGAGACAGGACTGGCAGCTGCGGCAGCTAAATTGTCTCATCAG GAGGAGCAAAAGatcaagaagaagaaaaagagcaCCAAAAAGAAGCCCATGGCTGTAGAGGAGCCTCACAAACTCTCTCAGGACAGCAGCTCTCCAGAACCCACCCCAGACTCCGAGACCAACCTGGCCGACCACGAGTACAGCACTGGAACGGGCAAAACCGCCGGCAGCTCGCAACCCATGGCCCCCGGAGTCTTCCTCAGCCAGAGGCGGCCttcatcatcgtcatcatcgCAGATCACCTCATCTGTCCCGCCAGCAAAAGTCGAACGTGGGAACTCGACGGACGCCAAAG CCAAGCGGCTAAAGAAAGGAATGGCAACGGCCAAACAGAGACTTGGAAAAATCTTAAAGATTCATCGTAACGGCAAGCTCCTGCTGTAA
- the phf2 gene encoding lysine-specific demethylase phf2 isoform X1: MATVPVYCICRLPYDVTQFMIECDACKDWFHGSCVGVDEDEAPDIDIYHCPNCEKTHGKSTLKKKKSWNKHDTGQSGDVRPVQNGSQVFIKELRSRTFPSSEDVVVKLSGSQLTLDYLEENGFNEPILIQKKDGLGMAMPAPTFYVSDVENYVGPDVLVDVVDVTKQTDSKMKLKEFVDFYYSTSRKKVLNVINLEFSDTRMANIVESPQIVRKLSWVDNYWPDDALLGKPKVSKYCLICVKDSYTDFHIECGGASVWYHVLKGEKIFFLIKPTSANLSLYERWRSSSNHSEMFFADQVDKCYKCTLKQGQTLFIPSGWINAILTPVDCLAFSGHFVHSLSVEMQMRAYEVEKRLKVASLTPFPNFETACWYVGKYYLERFKGLHKANKQPPPYLVHGAKIVNGAFRSWTKKQALLEHEDELPENMKPAQLIKDLAKEIRISENATKAIKSEPSNSKPPAEEPPSALSEPEEPTSPAHISSPPRDKPARKKATKPPKPPKMPKVPKPPKEPKIKEGGKKKGKKAKEGILPEKKPSSLAALESHAKDILNKMDQPKKLLKTGMSILEKETSKPNDVAKFEMIREHNKNKTEAKWKYKNSKPDSLLKMEEEHKFDKGLLSHKDNKFAFSLSNKKLLGSKMLKTQTNSSVFGSIQNIKEEKPKPVRDEYEYVSDEGELKIDEFPIRRKKNAVKRDFSFLSNIKEPIQPSKKPKLQASDMKNPDSSDEESLHIDTEAKTEVKGRNSKVSKKKGGSSAGILDLLQASKQVGGIDYSNNSQPPASPSTQEAIQGMLSMANLQSSDSCLQPTWSNSQAKNNSHSSSASKKPSGAAGAGGNSKRPAKRLPKKTQKSSSVDSSDMFDDDQDHLDACFKDSDYVYPSLESEEDNPIFKSRSKKRKNTDDTPYSPTARVGPTVPRQERPAREGARVASIETGLAAAAAKLSHQEEQKIKKKKKSTKKKPMAVEEPHKLSQDSSSPEPTPDSETNLADHEYSTGTGKTAGSSQPMAPGVFLSQRRPSSSSSSQITSSVPPAKVERGNSTDAKAKRLKKGMATAKQRLGKILKIHRNGKLLL, translated from the exons ATGGCGACTGTACCCGTGTATTGCATCTGCAGATTACCTTACGACGTAACCCAGTTTATGATCGAATGCGACGCCTGCAAAGACTGGTTTCACGGCAG CTGTGTGGGAGTGGATGAAGATGAAGCACCAGATATTGACATCTATCACTGTCCTAACTGTGAAAAGACCCATGGCAAATCCACCT tgaaaaagaaaaagagctgGAATAAGCATGACACGGGGCAAAGCGGCGACGTCAGACCGGTTCAAAACGGCAGTCAGGTGTTCATAAAAGAGCTGCGCAGCAGGACATTCCCCAG TTCAGAAGATGTGGTGGTCAAGCTGTCTGGAAGTCAGTTGACATTGGACTACCTTGAGGAGAATGGATTCAACGAGCCAATTCTCATCCAGAAGAAAGATGGGCTGGGGATGGCCATGCCTGCACCCACATTCTACGTCAGTGACGTGGAAAACTATGTCG GGCCTGATGTTCTTGTGGATGTTGTTGATGTaaccaaacaaacagacagCAAGATGAAGTTAAAAGAGTTTGTTGATTTTTACTACAGCACAAGCAGAAAGAAAGTATTAAATGTGATCAACCTGGAGTTTTCTGACACAAG AATGGCCAATATTGTTGAGAGTCCGCAGATAGTTCGGAAGTTATCCTGGGTGGACAACTACTGGCCTGATGATGCATTGTTGGGGAAGCccaaagtgtccaaatactgtCTCATCTGTGTGAAAGACAGCTATACAGACTTCCACATTGAGTGTGGAGGTGCCTCTGTGTGGTATCATGTACTTAAG GGAGAGAAAATCTTCTTTCTGATCAAGCCCACCTCTGCCAACCTTTCTCTGTATGAGCGCTGGAGGTCTTCCTCCAACCACAGCGAGATGTTTTTTGCTGACCAGGTGGACAAGTGTTACAAGTGCACACTTAAACAAGGGCAAACTCTTTTTATTCCATCAG GATGGATTAATGCAATACTGACTCCTGTGGACTGCTTAGCCTTCTCCGGGCATTTTGTCCACAGTCTGAGCGTAGAAATGCAAATGAG AGCATATGAGGTGGAAAAAAGACTCAAAGTTGCCAGCCTCACTCCTTTTCCAAACTTCGAAACAGCATGTTGGTATGTGGGAAAATACTACCTGGAGCGGTTTAAAG GTTTACATAAGGCAAACAAGCAGCCACCTCCTTACTTGGTACACGGTGCCAAAATTGTCAATGGAGCATTCAGATCGTGGACTAAAAAACAG GCTCTTTTAGAACATGAGGACGAGCTTCCAGAAAACATGAAGCCAGCACAGCTCATTAAAGACCTTGCCAAAGAGATTCGGATTTCAGAG AATGCAACAAAAGCCATAAAGAGCGAACCCAGCAACTCAAAGCCCCCAGCCGAGGAACCGCCGTCTGCTCTATCAGAACCAGAAGAGCCCACATCCCCCGCACACATCTCCTCCCCGCCACGAGATAAGCCAGCTAGGAAGAAAGCCACAAAGCCACCCAAACCGCCCAAAATGCCCAAGGTACCCAAACCACCGAAGGAACCCAAAATAAAAGAAGGTGGCAAAAAGAAAGGGAAGAAagcaaaagaaggtattttacCCGAGAAGAAGCCCTCGAGTCTGGCAGCTCTTGAATCCCATGCAAAGGACATCCTGAACAAGATGGACCAGCCCAAAAAA CTGTTAAAGACTGGGATGAGTATTTTGGAGAAAGAGACGAGTAAACCGAATGACGTTGCAAAGTTTGAGATGATTCGAGAGCATAATAAGAACAAGACGGAGGCCAAATGGAAATATAAG AACAGCAAACCTGACTCGTTATTGAAAATGGAAGAAGAGCACAAATTTGACAAAGGTCTACTCAGCCATAAAGACAATAAATTTGCGTTTTCATTGTCGAATAAGAAGTTGCTGGG ATCAAAGATGCTCAAGACCCAGACCAATTCGAGTGTTTTTGGCTCAATACAGAACATCAAGGAAGAAAAGCCCAAGCCTGTGAGAGACGAGTACGAGTACGTCTCTGATGAGGGGGAGCTTAAGATCGACGAATTCCCAATCAGGAGGAAAAAGAACGCAGTCAAGAGAGACTTTTCCT ttttatcAAACATCAAAGAGCCCATTCAGCCATCGAAAAAGCCAAAGCTACAAGCGTCGGACATGAAG AATCCAGATTCATCAGATGAAGAATCACTCCACATAGACACAGAGGCCAAGACAGAGGTCAAAGGTCGTAACTCCAAGGTCTCTAAGAAGAAAGGGGGCAGTTCAGCTGGGATTCTGGATCTCCTACAGGCCAGCAAACAAGTGGGCGGCATTGACTACAGTAACAACAG TCAGCCACCTGCATCCCCCAGCACACAGGAGGCCATCCAGGGCATGTTGTCCATGGCTAACCTGCAGTCATCAGACTCTTGTCTGCAACCGACCTGGAGCAATAGTCAAGCTAAGAACAACTCGCACAGCAGCTCAGCCAGCAAGAAGCCGAGCGGCGCGGCCGGAGCAGGGGGGAACAGCAAGCGACCAGCCAAACGCTTGCCCAAAAAGACGCAAAAGAGCAGCAGCGTGGACAGTTCGGACATGTTCGATGATGACCAGGACCACCTGGATGCTTGCTTTAAGGATTCTGATTATG tttatccATCCCTGGAATCTGAGGAGGACAACCCCATTTTCAAATCGAGAtcgaaaaaaaggaaaaatacagATGACACTCCATATAGTCCAACAG CACGAGTTGGGCCTACTGTACCACGACAGGAGAGACCAGCTCGGGAGGGGGCACGTGTGGCGTCCATAGAGACAGGACTGGCAGCTGCGGCAGCTAAATTGTCTCATCAG GAGGAGCAAAAGatcaagaagaagaaaaagagcaCCAAAAAGAAGCCCATGGCTGTAGAGGAGCCTCACAAACTCTCTCAGGACAGCAGCTCTCCAGAACCCACCCCAGACTCCGAGACCAACCTGGCCGACCACGAGTACAGCACTGGAACGGGCAAAACCGCCGGCAGCTCGCAACCCATGGCCCCCGGAGTCTTCCTCAGCCAGAGGCGGCCttcatcatcgtcatcatcgCAGATCACCTCATCTGTCCCGCCAGCAAAAGTCGAACGTGGGAACTCGACGGACGCCAAAG CCAAGCGGCTAAAGAAAGGAATGGCAACGGCCAAACAGAGACTTGGAAAAATCTTAAAGATTCATCGTAACGGCAAGCTCCTGCTGTAA